Proteins encoded together in one Pantoea sp. At-9b window:
- a CDS encoding cupin domain-containing protein — translation MISKDNAEHYVWGEGCDGWYLVKRQDMLVIHEKMPPHTQEKRHYHSVSRQFFFVVKGVLTMELAGEKQAIAALQGIEIPPEAKHQARNDSDDAVEFIVISHPSTRGDRTDLPDLA, via the coding sequence ATGATTTCTAAAGACAATGCCGAGCACTATGTCTGGGGTGAAGGCTGCGACGGATGGTATCTGGTCAAGCGCCAGGACATGCTGGTTATCCACGAAAAAATGCCACCGCATACTCAGGAAAAAAGACACTATCACTCCGTCTCCAGGCAATTTTTCTTCGTCGTGAAAGGCGTACTGACCATGGAACTGGCAGGTGAAAAACAGGCGATCGCTGCTTTACAAGGCATCGAGATTCCCCCTGAGGCAAAACATCAGGCCAGAAACGACAGCGATGATGCGGTAGAATTTATTGTTATTTCCCACCCCAGCACACGCGGCGACCGCACTGACCTGCCTGACTTGGCGTGA